One window from the genome of Manis pentadactyla isolate mManPen7 chromosome 15, mManPen7.hap1, whole genome shotgun sequence encodes:
- the PLEKHG4 gene encoding puratrophin-1 isoform X3 has product MEGPLEDGGESPDSQGHATDWRCAVCSFRDAWDEEEPAPQMQVKDPSPPRPPAGAAQGERLQGRPLHAELQSPPGQMAADRSGDGQRCTLEDSSVQSEEPAPSGEESILCPMSSHLSLAQGKNDSLGGGLAGDPVLVRAVPAHLGPGGLDSNPVDLEDPLSETSSELLEADPSKCNLPKATDYLLAQDLTWELLASSMAALPGTRDVEGRAVLLLCAHSPAWLHPKCRSRELILLLLYLRSIPRPEVQALGLTVLVDARICSPSSFLFWGLSQLQETAPGSIHQVLLLGRMPEQVPPGLQLEHLPSHQSLLTHISTSVLPTSMGGGLPYCHQAWLDFRMRLEALLQSCQLVCAQLQGAIESMKAVPQPMESGEVSQLLQQARVLMQHVLDSPQLAWLQCQGGLELAWLKQEVPEVTLSPDYRPAVDKVDELYGHVDGLLHQLTLQSNQRVQALELVQMLEAQEGELHQIEVWLQQVGWPALKEPREPSLDMLLQAQSSFQEVDQVAQEQVRRGEKFLQPLAGWKAAELGPTGARFLALQAQLTDFSRALGQWRQQLADAERLLQLFKQASTWAEEGQRLLAELAQECPGVVLQRLQLHWTKHPDLPPAHFRKMWALATGLGFEGIRQECCWTWARCQDTWLALDQKLEATLKFPPTGSTGSLCVSRFPTVAATPPLRKAYSLDRNLGQSLRVSAHHCHLVARPEASGGVQPGSSPMSPLGSSDSRNPNRLQLVLAEMVATEREYVRALNYTVQNYFPELDRPDVPQGLRGQRAHLFGNLEKLRDFHCHFFLRELEACTRHPPRVAHAFLRHRVQFGMYALYSKNKPRSDALMTSFGHAFFKDKQQALGDHLDLASYLLKPIQRMSKYALLLQELARACSGGVQDLSALQAAQNLVRFQLRHGNDLLAMDAIQGCDVNLKEQGQLVRQDEFIVRTGRHKSLRRVFLFEELLLFSKPRRGPTGTETFTYKRSFKMADLGLTECCGDSNLRFEIWFRRRNARDTFVLQAASLATKQVWTADISRLLWRQAVHNKAPEDSEVSSQCPSASGSSGSDSGCVSGQALGRGLEDLSYV; this is encoded by the exons GGTTAAGGACCCCAGTCCTCCAAGACCACCAGCAGGGGCAGCCCAGGGGGAAAGGCTGCAGGGCAGGCCCCTGCATGCAGAGCTTCAGTCACCCCCAGGTCAAATGGCTGCAGATAGGTCAGGGGATGGCCAGAGGTGCACATTAGAAGATTCCTCAGTCCAGTCAGAGGAACCAGCCCCCTCTGGAGAGGAGAGCATCCTATGTCCAATGTCCTCCCACCTCAGCCTGGCACAGGGCAAGAATGACAGCCTAGGGGGAGGCTTGGCAGGGGACCCAGTTCTAGTAAGGGCAGTGCCAGCCCACTTAGGTCCTGGGGGGTTGGACAGCAACCCTGTGGATCTTGAAGACCCTTTATCTGAGACATCATCAGAGCTGCTGGAGGCAG ACCCCAGCAAATGCAACCTCCCTAAGGCCACTGACTACCTCCTGGCCCAAGACCTCACCTGGGAGCTACTGGCCAGTAGCATGGCTGCCCTGCCAG GGACACGGGATGTGGAAGGCCGGGCAGTGCTCCTTCTGTGTGCCCATAGCCCTGCATGGCTTCACCCCAAGTGCAGAAGCCGTGAactcatcctcctcctcctctacctTCGGAGCATCCCCAG GCCCGAAGTACAGGCTCTGGGACTGACTGTGCTAGTGGATGCCCGAATTTGTTCCCCAAGCTCTTTCCTTTTCTGGGGGCTCAGCCAGTTGCAA GAAACCGCCCCAGGGTCAATACACCAGGTGTTGCTACTGGGAAGGATGCCAGAGCAGGTGCCTCCAGGGCTGCAG CTAGAACACCTGCCCTCTCATCAGAGCCTGCTGACCCACATCTCCACCTCAGTCTTGCCCACTTCAATGGGAGGTGGCCTGCCTTACTGCCACCAGGCCTGGCTGGACTTCCGGATG CGTCTGGAAGCCCTGCTGCAGAGCTGCCAGCTGGTTTGTGCCCAGCTCCAGGGGGCCATTGAGAGCATGAAGGCTGTGCCCCAGCCCATGGAGTCTGGG GAAGTGAGTCAGCTGCTACAGCAGGCACGGGTGTTGATGCAGCATGTGTTAGACTCGCCACAACTGGCATGGCTGCAATGCCAGGGTGGGTTGGAGCTGGCATGGCTGAAGCAAGAGGTCCCAGAAGTGACCCTGAGCCCAGACTACAG GCCGGCAGTGGACAAGGTTGATGAGCTGTATGGCCATGTGGATGGACTGCTGCACCAATTGACCTTGCAGAGTAACCAGCGAGTACAGGCACTGGAGTTGGTCCAGATGCTGGAGGCCCAGGAGGGCGAGCTGCACCAG ATTGAAGTGTGGCTGCAGCAGGTTGGCTGGCCAGCACTCAAGGAGCCAAGGGAGCCTTCACTGGACATGCTGCTTCAGGCCCAAAGCTCTTTTCAGGAGGTGGACCAGGTTGCCCAG GAGCAGGTCAGGCGAGGGGAGAAGTTTCTGCAGCCACTGGCTGGCTGGAAGGCAGCTGAACTGGGCCCCACTGGGGCCCGCTTTCTGGCCCTCCAAGCCCAGCTGACTGACTTCTCTAGGGCCTTGGGCCAGTGGCGGCAGCAGCTGGCAGATGCTGAGAGGCTGTTGCAGTTATTCAAACAG GCATCGACATGGGCTGAGGAGGGACAGCGGTTGTTGGCAGAGCTGGCACAGGAGTGCCCAGGGGTTGTGCTGCAGCGGCTGCAGCTGCATTGGACCAAGCACCCTGACTTGCCTCCTGCCCATTTCCGAAAGATGTGGGCTCTGGCTACAGGGCTGGGCTTTGAGGGCATCCGCCAGGAGTGCTGCTGGACCTGGGCGCGGTGCCAAGACACCTGGCTGGCCCTGGACCAGAAGCTAGAGGCCACACTGAAGTTCCCACCGACAGGCAGCACAGGTAGCCTGTGTGTCAGCCGGTTTCCGACTGTAGCTGCCACTCCTCCCCTGAGGAAGGCATACAGCCTTGATCGGAATCTGGGGCAGAGTCTCCGAGTGTCTGCCCACCACTGCCACCTTGTGGCCAGACCAGAGGCTAGTGGTGGTGTCCAGCCAGGGTCTTCCCCCATGTCTCCACTGGGCAGCTCTGACTCCAGGAACCCCAACAG ACTCCAGCTGGTGCTGGCAGAGATGGTGGCTACAGAGCGGGAGTATGTCCGAGCCCTCAACTATACCGTCCAGAACTACTTTCCTGAGCTGGATCGCCCCGATGTGCCCCAGGGCCTGCGCGGCCAGCGCGCCCACCTCTTTGGCAACTTGGAGAAGCTGCGGGACTTCCATTGCCACTTCTTCCTGCGTGAGCTGGAGGCCTGCACCCGGCACCCGCCCCGGGTGGCCCATGCCTTCCTGCGCCAC AGGGTGCAGTTTGGGATGTATGCACTCTACAGCAAGAATAAACCTCGCTCTGATGCCCTGATGACCAGCTTCGGTCATGCCTTCTTCAAG GACAAGCAGCAAGCACTAGGGGACCACCTGGACTTGGCCTCCTACCTGCTGAAGCCCATCCAGCGCATGAGCAAGTATGCGCTGCTGCTGCAGGAGCTGGCACGGGCCTGCAGTGGGGGTGTGCAGGACCTGAGTGCCCTGCAGGCTGCCCAGAACCTTGTGCGCTTCCAGCTGCGACACGGCAATGACCTGCTAGCCATGGATGCCATCCAGGGTTGTGAC GTTAACCTCAAAGAACAGGGGCAGCTGGTACGACAGGATGAATTCATAGTGCGCACTGGGCGCCACAAGTCCCTGCGCCGTGTTTTCCTCTTTGAGGAGCTGCTGCTCTTCAGCAAGCCTCGCCGAGGACCCACAGGCACCGAAACGTTTACCTACAAACGCTCCTTCAAA ATGGCAGACCTGGGCCTCACTGAGTGCTGTGGGGATAGCAACCTGCGCTTTGAGATCTGGTTCCGTCGTCGCAATGCCAGGGACACCTTTGTGCTGCAGGCTGCCAGCTTGGCCACCAAGCAGGTTTGGACAGCTGACATTTCCCGTCTGCTCTGGAGGCAGGCTGTCCACAACAAGG CTCCTGAGGACTCAGAGGTCTCATCTCAGTGCCCTTCAGCCAGTGGCTCCAGTGGCTCTGATAGCGGCTGTGTGTCAGGGCAGGCCCTGGGCAGGGGCCTCGAGGACTTGTCCTAT GTCTGA
- the PLEKHG4 gene encoding puratrophin-1 isoform X2 encodes MEGPLEDGGESPDSQGHATDWRCAVCSFRDAWDEEEPAPQMQVKDPSPPRPPAGAAQGERLQGRPLHAELQSPPGQMAADRSGDGQRCTLEDSSVQSEEPAPSGEESILCPMSSHLSLAQGKNDSLGGGLAGDPVLVRAVPAHLGPGGLDSNPVDLEDPLSETSSELLEADPSKCNLPKATDYLLAQDLTWELLASSMAALPGTRDVEGRAVLLLCAHSPAWLHPKCRSRELILLLLYLRSIPRPEVQALGLTVLVDARICSPSSFLFWGLSQLQETAPGSIHQVLLLGRMPEQVPPGLQLEHLPSHQSLLTHISTSVLPTSMGGGLPYCHQAWLDFRMRLEALLQSCQLVCAQLQGAIESMKAVPQPMESGEVSQLLQQARVLMQHVLDSPQLAWLQCQGGLELAWLKQEVPEVTLSPDYRPAVDKVDELYGHVDGLLHQLTLQSNQRVQALELVQMLEAQEGELHQIEVWLQQVGWPALKEPREPSLDMLLQAQSSFQEVDQVAQEQVRRGEKFLQPLAGWKAAELGPTGARFLALQAQLTDFSRALGQWRQQLADAERLLQLFKQASTWAEEGQRLLAELAQECPGVVLQRLQLHWTKHPDLPPAHFRKMWALATGLGFEGIRQECCWTWARCQDTWLALDQKLEATLKFPPTGSTGSLCVSRFPTVAATPPLRKAYSLDRNLGQSLRVSAHHCHLVARPEASGGVQPGSSPMSPLGSSDSRNPNRLQLVLAEMVATEREYVRALNYTVQNYFPELDRPDVPQGLRGQRAHLFGNLEKLRDFHCHFFLRELEACTRHPPRVAHAFLRHRVQFGMYALYSKNKPRSDALMTSFGHAFFKDKQQALGDHLDLASYLLKPIQRMSKYALLLQELARACSGGVQDLSALQAAQNLVRFQLRHGNDLLAMDAIQGCDVNLKEQGQLVRQDEFIVRTGRHKSLRRVFLFEELLLFSKPRRGPTGTETFTYKRSFKMADLGLTECCGDSNLRFEIWFRRRNARDTFVLQAASLATKQVWTADISRLLWRQAVHNKEIRSRASIAVSPFDHDSSYTGTSSSLPGDPASCSVLGSLNLHLYRDLTLLGLPRPLYSTFTEEVALEAKVELDSQLSLTPEDSEVSSQCPSASGSSGSDSGCVSGQALGRGLEDLSYV; translated from the exons GGTTAAGGACCCCAGTCCTCCAAGACCACCAGCAGGGGCAGCCCAGGGGGAAAGGCTGCAGGGCAGGCCCCTGCATGCAGAGCTTCAGTCACCCCCAGGTCAAATGGCTGCAGATAGGTCAGGGGATGGCCAGAGGTGCACATTAGAAGATTCCTCAGTCCAGTCAGAGGAACCAGCCCCCTCTGGAGAGGAGAGCATCCTATGTCCAATGTCCTCCCACCTCAGCCTGGCACAGGGCAAGAATGACAGCCTAGGGGGAGGCTTGGCAGGGGACCCAGTTCTAGTAAGGGCAGTGCCAGCCCACTTAGGTCCTGGGGGGTTGGACAGCAACCCTGTGGATCTTGAAGACCCTTTATCTGAGACATCATCAGAGCTGCTGGAGGCAG ACCCCAGCAAATGCAACCTCCCTAAGGCCACTGACTACCTCCTGGCCCAAGACCTCACCTGGGAGCTACTGGCCAGTAGCATGGCTGCCCTGCCAG GGACACGGGATGTGGAAGGCCGGGCAGTGCTCCTTCTGTGTGCCCATAGCCCTGCATGGCTTCACCCCAAGTGCAGAAGCCGTGAactcatcctcctcctcctctacctTCGGAGCATCCCCAG GCCCGAAGTACAGGCTCTGGGACTGACTGTGCTAGTGGATGCCCGAATTTGTTCCCCAAGCTCTTTCCTTTTCTGGGGGCTCAGCCAGTTGCAA GAAACCGCCCCAGGGTCAATACACCAGGTGTTGCTACTGGGAAGGATGCCAGAGCAGGTGCCTCCAGGGCTGCAG CTAGAACACCTGCCCTCTCATCAGAGCCTGCTGACCCACATCTCCACCTCAGTCTTGCCCACTTCAATGGGAGGTGGCCTGCCTTACTGCCACCAGGCCTGGCTGGACTTCCGGATG CGTCTGGAAGCCCTGCTGCAGAGCTGCCAGCTGGTTTGTGCCCAGCTCCAGGGGGCCATTGAGAGCATGAAGGCTGTGCCCCAGCCCATGGAGTCTGGG GAAGTGAGTCAGCTGCTACAGCAGGCACGGGTGTTGATGCAGCATGTGTTAGACTCGCCACAACTGGCATGGCTGCAATGCCAGGGTGGGTTGGAGCTGGCATGGCTGAAGCAAGAGGTCCCAGAAGTGACCCTGAGCCCAGACTACAG GCCGGCAGTGGACAAGGTTGATGAGCTGTATGGCCATGTGGATGGACTGCTGCACCAATTGACCTTGCAGAGTAACCAGCGAGTACAGGCACTGGAGTTGGTCCAGATGCTGGAGGCCCAGGAGGGCGAGCTGCACCAG ATTGAAGTGTGGCTGCAGCAGGTTGGCTGGCCAGCACTCAAGGAGCCAAGGGAGCCTTCACTGGACATGCTGCTTCAGGCCCAAAGCTCTTTTCAGGAGGTGGACCAGGTTGCCCAG GAGCAGGTCAGGCGAGGGGAGAAGTTTCTGCAGCCACTGGCTGGCTGGAAGGCAGCTGAACTGGGCCCCACTGGGGCCCGCTTTCTGGCCCTCCAAGCCCAGCTGACTGACTTCTCTAGGGCCTTGGGCCAGTGGCGGCAGCAGCTGGCAGATGCTGAGAGGCTGTTGCAGTTATTCAAACAG GCATCGACATGGGCTGAGGAGGGACAGCGGTTGTTGGCAGAGCTGGCACAGGAGTGCCCAGGGGTTGTGCTGCAGCGGCTGCAGCTGCATTGGACCAAGCACCCTGACTTGCCTCCTGCCCATTTCCGAAAGATGTGGGCTCTGGCTACAGGGCTGGGCTTTGAGGGCATCCGCCAGGAGTGCTGCTGGACCTGGGCGCGGTGCCAAGACACCTGGCTGGCCCTGGACCAGAAGCTAGAGGCCACACTGAAGTTCCCACCGACAGGCAGCACAGGTAGCCTGTGTGTCAGCCGGTTTCCGACTGTAGCTGCCACTCCTCCCCTGAGGAAGGCATACAGCCTTGATCGGAATCTGGGGCAGAGTCTCCGAGTGTCTGCCCACCACTGCCACCTTGTGGCCAGACCAGAGGCTAGTGGTGGTGTCCAGCCAGGGTCTTCCCCCATGTCTCCACTGGGCAGCTCTGACTCCAGGAACCCCAACAG ACTCCAGCTGGTGCTGGCAGAGATGGTGGCTACAGAGCGGGAGTATGTCCGAGCCCTCAACTATACCGTCCAGAACTACTTTCCTGAGCTGGATCGCCCCGATGTGCCCCAGGGCCTGCGCGGCCAGCGCGCCCACCTCTTTGGCAACTTGGAGAAGCTGCGGGACTTCCATTGCCACTTCTTCCTGCGTGAGCTGGAGGCCTGCACCCGGCACCCGCCCCGGGTGGCCCATGCCTTCCTGCGCCAC AGGGTGCAGTTTGGGATGTATGCACTCTACAGCAAGAATAAACCTCGCTCTGATGCCCTGATGACCAGCTTCGGTCATGCCTTCTTCAAG GACAAGCAGCAAGCACTAGGGGACCACCTGGACTTGGCCTCCTACCTGCTGAAGCCCATCCAGCGCATGAGCAAGTATGCGCTGCTGCTGCAGGAGCTGGCACGGGCCTGCAGTGGGGGTGTGCAGGACCTGAGTGCCCTGCAGGCTGCCCAGAACCTTGTGCGCTTCCAGCTGCGACACGGCAATGACCTGCTAGCCATGGATGCCATCCAGGGTTGTGAC GTTAACCTCAAAGAACAGGGGCAGCTGGTACGACAGGATGAATTCATAGTGCGCACTGGGCGCCACAAGTCCCTGCGCCGTGTTTTCCTCTTTGAGGAGCTGCTGCTCTTCAGCAAGCCTCGCCGAGGACCCACAGGCACCGAAACGTTTACCTACAAACGCTCCTTCAAA ATGGCAGACCTGGGCCTCACTGAGTGCTGTGGGGATAGCAACCTGCGCTTTGAGATCTGGTTCCGTCGTCGCAATGCCAGGGACACCTTTGTGCTGCAGGCTGCCAGCTTGGCCACCAAGCAGGTTTGGACAGCTGACATTTCCCGTCTGCTCTGGAGGCAGGCTGTCCACAACAAGG AAATTCGCTCTCGGGCTTCCATTGCTGTGTCCCCGTTTGACCATGACAGCTCCTACACGGGCACCTCAAGCTCCCTTCCTGGAGACCCTGCCTCTTGCTCTGTGCTGGGGTCCCTCAACCTGCACCTGTACAGAGACCTGACTCTTTTGGGTCTCCCCCGGCCCCTGTATTCCACCTTCACAGAGGAAGTAGCACTGGAAGCTAAAGTGGAGCTGGACAGCCAGCTGTCTTTGA CTCCTGAGGACTCAGAGGTCTCATCTCAGTGCCCTTCAGCCAGTGGCTCCAGTGGCTCTGATAGCGGCTGTGTGTCAGGGCAGGCCCTGGGCAGGGGCCTCGAGGACTTGTCCTAT GTCTGA
- the PLEKHG4 gene encoding puratrophin-1 isoform X1 has translation MEGPLEDGGESPDSQGHATDWRCAVCSFRDAWDEEEPAPQMQVKDPSPPRPPAGAAQGERLQGRPLHAELQSPPGQMAADRSGDGQRCTLEDSSVQSEEPAPSGEESILCPMSSHLSLAQGKNDSLGGGLAGDPVLVRAVPAHLGPGGLDSNPVDLEDPLSETSSELLEADPSKCNLPKATDYLLAQDLTWELLASSMAALPGTRDVEGRAVLLLCAHSPAWLHPKCRSRELILLLLYLRSIPRPEVQALGLTVLVDARICSPSSFLFWGLSQLQETAPGSIHQVLLLGRMPEQVPPGLQLEHLPSHQSLLTHISTSVLPTSMGGGLPYCHQAWLDFRMRLEALLQSCQLVCAQLQGAIESMKAVPQPMESGEVSQLLQQARVLMQHVLDSPQLAWLQCQGGLELAWLKQEVPEVTLSPDYRPAVDKVDELYGHVDGLLHQLTLQSNQRVQALELVQMLEAQEGELHQIEVWLQQVGWPALKEPREPSLDMLLQAQSSFQEVDQVAQEQVRRGEKFLQPLAGWKAAELGPTGARFLALQAQLTDFSRALGQWRQQLADAERLLQLFKQASTWAEEGQRLLAELAQECPGVVLQRLQLHWTKHPDLPPAHFRKMWALATGLGFEGIRQECCWTWARCQDTWLALDQKLEATLKFPPTGSTGSLCVSRFPTVAATPPLRKAYSLDRNLGQSLRVSAHHCHLVARPEASGGVQPGSSPMSPLGSSDSRNPNRLQLVLAEMVATEREYVRALNYTVQNYFPELDRPDVPQGLRGQRAHLFGNLEKLRDFHCHFFLRELEACTRHPPRVAHAFLRHRVQFGMYALYSKNKPRSDALMTSFGHAFFKDKQQALGDHLDLASYLLKPIQRMSKYALLLQELARACSGGVQDLSALQAAQNLVRFQLRHGNDLLAMDAIQGCDVNLKEQGQLVRQDEFIVRTGRHKSLRRVFLFEELLLFSKPRRGPTGTETFTYKRSFKMADLGLTECCGDSNLRFEIWFRRRNARDTFVLQAASLATKQVWTADISRLLWRQAVHNKEVRMAEMVSMGVGNKAFQDITPSEEAINDRTINYILKCREIRSRASIAVSPFDHDSSYTGTSSSLPGDPASCSVLGSLNLHLYRDLTLLGLPRPLYSTFTEEVALEAKVELDSQLSLTPEDSEVSSQCPSASGSSGSDSGCVSGQALGRGLEDLSYV, from the exons GGTTAAGGACCCCAGTCCTCCAAGACCACCAGCAGGGGCAGCCCAGGGGGAAAGGCTGCAGGGCAGGCCCCTGCATGCAGAGCTTCAGTCACCCCCAGGTCAAATGGCTGCAGATAGGTCAGGGGATGGCCAGAGGTGCACATTAGAAGATTCCTCAGTCCAGTCAGAGGAACCAGCCCCCTCTGGAGAGGAGAGCATCCTATGTCCAATGTCCTCCCACCTCAGCCTGGCACAGGGCAAGAATGACAGCCTAGGGGGAGGCTTGGCAGGGGACCCAGTTCTAGTAAGGGCAGTGCCAGCCCACTTAGGTCCTGGGGGGTTGGACAGCAACCCTGTGGATCTTGAAGACCCTTTATCTGAGACATCATCAGAGCTGCTGGAGGCAG ACCCCAGCAAATGCAACCTCCCTAAGGCCACTGACTACCTCCTGGCCCAAGACCTCACCTGGGAGCTACTGGCCAGTAGCATGGCTGCCCTGCCAG GGACACGGGATGTGGAAGGCCGGGCAGTGCTCCTTCTGTGTGCCCATAGCCCTGCATGGCTTCACCCCAAGTGCAGAAGCCGTGAactcatcctcctcctcctctacctTCGGAGCATCCCCAG GCCCGAAGTACAGGCTCTGGGACTGACTGTGCTAGTGGATGCCCGAATTTGTTCCCCAAGCTCTTTCCTTTTCTGGGGGCTCAGCCAGTTGCAA GAAACCGCCCCAGGGTCAATACACCAGGTGTTGCTACTGGGAAGGATGCCAGAGCAGGTGCCTCCAGGGCTGCAG CTAGAACACCTGCCCTCTCATCAGAGCCTGCTGACCCACATCTCCACCTCAGTCTTGCCCACTTCAATGGGAGGTGGCCTGCCTTACTGCCACCAGGCCTGGCTGGACTTCCGGATG CGTCTGGAAGCCCTGCTGCAGAGCTGCCAGCTGGTTTGTGCCCAGCTCCAGGGGGCCATTGAGAGCATGAAGGCTGTGCCCCAGCCCATGGAGTCTGGG GAAGTGAGTCAGCTGCTACAGCAGGCACGGGTGTTGATGCAGCATGTGTTAGACTCGCCACAACTGGCATGGCTGCAATGCCAGGGTGGGTTGGAGCTGGCATGGCTGAAGCAAGAGGTCCCAGAAGTGACCCTGAGCCCAGACTACAG GCCGGCAGTGGACAAGGTTGATGAGCTGTATGGCCATGTGGATGGACTGCTGCACCAATTGACCTTGCAGAGTAACCAGCGAGTACAGGCACTGGAGTTGGTCCAGATGCTGGAGGCCCAGGAGGGCGAGCTGCACCAG ATTGAAGTGTGGCTGCAGCAGGTTGGCTGGCCAGCACTCAAGGAGCCAAGGGAGCCTTCACTGGACATGCTGCTTCAGGCCCAAAGCTCTTTTCAGGAGGTGGACCAGGTTGCCCAG GAGCAGGTCAGGCGAGGGGAGAAGTTTCTGCAGCCACTGGCTGGCTGGAAGGCAGCTGAACTGGGCCCCACTGGGGCCCGCTTTCTGGCCCTCCAAGCCCAGCTGACTGACTTCTCTAGGGCCTTGGGCCAGTGGCGGCAGCAGCTGGCAGATGCTGAGAGGCTGTTGCAGTTATTCAAACAG GCATCGACATGGGCTGAGGAGGGACAGCGGTTGTTGGCAGAGCTGGCACAGGAGTGCCCAGGGGTTGTGCTGCAGCGGCTGCAGCTGCATTGGACCAAGCACCCTGACTTGCCTCCTGCCCATTTCCGAAAGATGTGGGCTCTGGCTACAGGGCTGGGCTTTGAGGGCATCCGCCAGGAGTGCTGCTGGACCTGGGCGCGGTGCCAAGACACCTGGCTGGCCCTGGACCAGAAGCTAGAGGCCACACTGAAGTTCCCACCGACAGGCAGCACAGGTAGCCTGTGTGTCAGCCGGTTTCCGACTGTAGCTGCCACTCCTCCCCTGAGGAAGGCATACAGCCTTGATCGGAATCTGGGGCAGAGTCTCCGAGTGTCTGCCCACCACTGCCACCTTGTGGCCAGACCAGAGGCTAGTGGTGGTGTCCAGCCAGGGTCTTCCCCCATGTCTCCACTGGGCAGCTCTGACTCCAGGAACCCCAACAG ACTCCAGCTGGTGCTGGCAGAGATGGTGGCTACAGAGCGGGAGTATGTCCGAGCCCTCAACTATACCGTCCAGAACTACTTTCCTGAGCTGGATCGCCCCGATGTGCCCCAGGGCCTGCGCGGCCAGCGCGCCCACCTCTTTGGCAACTTGGAGAAGCTGCGGGACTTCCATTGCCACTTCTTCCTGCGTGAGCTGGAGGCCTGCACCCGGCACCCGCCCCGGGTGGCCCATGCCTTCCTGCGCCAC AGGGTGCAGTTTGGGATGTATGCACTCTACAGCAAGAATAAACCTCGCTCTGATGCCCTGATGACCAGCTTCGGTCATGCCTTCTTCAAG GACAAGCAGCAAGCACTAGGGGACCACCTGGACTTGGCCTCCTACCTGCTGAAGCCCATCCAGCGCATGAGCAAGTATGCGCTGCTGCTGCAGGAGCTGGCACGGGCCTGCAGTGGGGGTGTGCAGGACCTGAGTGCCCTGCAGGCTGCCCAGAACCTTGTGCGCTTCCAGCTGCGACACGGCAATGACCTGCTAGCCATGGATGCCATCCAGGGTTGTGAC GTTAACCTCAAAGAACAGGGGCAGCTGGTACGACAGGATGAATTCATAGTGCGCACTGGGCGCCACAAGTCCCTGCGCCGTGTTTTCCTCTTTGAGGAGCTGCTGCTCTTCAGCAAGCCTCGCCGAGGACCCACAGGCACCGAAACGTTTACCTACAAACGCTCCTTCAAA ATGGCAGACCTGGGCCTCACTGAGTGCTGTGGGGATAGCAACCTGCGCTTTGAGATCTGGTTCCGTCGTCGCAATGCCAGGGACACCTTTGTGCTGCAGGCTGCCAGCTTGGCCACCAAGCAGGTTTGGACAGCTGACATTTCCCGTCTGCTCTGGAGGCAGGCTGTCCACAACAAGG AGGTGCGCATGGCTGAAATGGTATCCATGGGAGTGGGGAACAAGGCCTTCCAGGATATCACCCCCAGTGAGGAAGCTATCAACGACCGTACCATCAACTACATCCTGAAGTGCAGAG AAATTCGCTCTCGGGCTTCCATTGCTGTGTCCCCGTTTGACCATGACAGCTCCTACACGGGCACCTCAAGCTCCCTTCCTGGAGACCCTGCCTCTTGCTCTGTGCTGGGGTCCCTCAACCTGCACCTGTACAGAGACCTGACTCTTTTGGGTCTCCCCCGGCCCCTGTATTCCACCTTCACAGAGGAAGTAGCACTGGAAGCTAAAGTGGAGCTGGACAGCCAGCTGTCTTTGA CTCCTGAGGACTCAGAGGTCTCATCTCAGTGCCCTTCAGCCAGTGGCTCCAGTGGCTCTGATAGCGGCTGTGTGTCAGGGCAGGCCCTGGGCAGGGGCCTCGAGGACTTGTCCTAT GTCTGA